In Humulus lupulus chromosome 7, drHumLupu1.1, whole genome shotgun sequence, the following are encoded in one genomic region:
- the LOC133791194 gene encoding neutral ceramidase 1-like produces the protein MELFSLVHFNILRACVGSWFWIALFLLLHSGKGVYSKYLIGLGSYDITGPAADVNMMGYANTGQIAAGVHLRLRARTFIVAEPQGKRVVFVNLDACMASQLVTIKVLERLKARYGDLYNEKNVAISGIHTHAGPGGYLQYVVYIVTSLGFVRQSFDVLVDGIEKSIIEAHENLSPGSIFVNKGEILDAGVNRSPSGYLNNPAAERSKYKYDVDKEMTLLKFVDDQWGPVGSFNWFATHGTSMSRTNPLISGDNKGAAARFMEDWFEQRRVESISTDEFVSEGIPRRVSNIISDHSEHHELLELAASFQSPPGKPATRTSSVARRVRAALRQPNKPAFVSAFCQSNCGDVSPNVVGAFCIDSGLPCDFNHSTCGGKNELCYGRGPGYPDEFESTRIIGERQFKTAVDLFNKASETLKGKVDYRHAYIDFSKLEVKIPKQGGYEVVKTCPAAMGFGFAAGTTDGPGAFDFKQGDDQGNPFWKLVRNLLKTPGKEQVDCQHPKPILLDTGEMKEPYDWAPSILPIQILRIGQLAILSVPGEFTTMAGRRLRDAVKTVLSAGNNGEIHVVIAGLTNTYSQYVTTFEEYEVQRYEGASTLYGPHTLSGYIQEFKKLASALVHNQEVEPGPQPPDLLNKQISLLTPVVMDATPPGVNFGDVSTDVPQNATFKRGDLVKVVFWSACPRNDLMTEGTFSLVEFLQGKDTWVPAYDDDDFCLRFRWSRPSKFSTRSQATMEWRIPKSATPGVYRIKHFGASKSLFGSIHHFKGSSSAFVVA, from the exons ATGGAGTTGTTTTCTCTTGTTCATTTCAATATTTTGAGGGCGTGCGTTGGTAGCTGGTTTTGGATTGCACTTTTCTTGTTGCTACATAGCGGTAAAGGGGTGTATTCCAAATATTTGATTGGTCTTGGAAGCTATGACATTACGGGACCAGCTGCCGATGTCAATATGATGGGTTATGCTAACACAGGCCAGATTGCAGCTGGTGTTCACCTTAGGCTTCGAGCTCGCACATTTATTGTTGCAGAGCCTCAGGGGAAACGGGTGGTGTTTGTTAATCTTGACGCTTGTATGGCCTCACAACTTGTGACAATAAAAGTGCTTGAGAGGTTGAAAGCAAG GTATGGTGATTTATACAATGAAAAAAATGTAGCTATCAGTGGAATTCACACCCATGCTGGGCCTGGGGGCTATCTCCAATACGTTGTGTATATTGTAACTTCCCTTGGATTTGTGCGCCAATCATTTGACGTGCTTGTTGATGGTATTGAGAAAAGCATCATAGAGGCTCATGAAAATCTCAGTCCAGGATCAATTTTTGTAAACAAGG GAGAGATCCTAGATGCTGGTGTAAATCGCAGTCCTAGTGGCTATCTTAATAATCCTGCAGCAGAACGCAGTAAATACAAGTATGATGTTGACAAAGAGATGACCCTTTTGAAGTTTGTTGATGATCAGTGGGGTCCAGTGGGTAGCTTCAATTGGTTTGCCACTCATGGAACTTCTATGAGCCGTACAAATCCATTGATCAGTGGGGATAACAAGGGTGCTGCTGCACGATTTATGGAAGACTGGTTTGAGCAGCGTAGAGTTGAGAGTATATCTACTGATGAATTTGTTTCTGAAGGAATTCCTCGAAGAGTCTCGAACATAATTTCAGACCATTCTGAAC ACCATGAGTTACTGGAGCTTGCTGCATCCTTCCAGTCTCCTCCGGGCAAACCAGCTACCAGGACTTCAAGTGTTGCAAGACGTGTCAGGGCTGCTCTCAGGCAGCCTAACAAACCTGCATTTGTATCTGCCTTTTGCCAATCCAACTGTGGTGATGTTAGTCCAAATGTTGTTGGAGCTTTCTGTATAGACAGTGGCTTACCTTGTGACTTCAATCATAGTACCTGTGGTGGGAAGAATGAATTGTGCTATGGCAGAGGACCTGG TTACCCAGATGAATTTGAGAGTACACGTATTATTGGTGAGAGGCAGTTCAAAACAGCTGTAGATCTATTCAACAAAGCATCCGAAACACTGAAAGGCAAGGTTGACTATCGCCACGCTTACATAGACTTCTCCAAACTGGAAGTAAAAATCCCCAAACAAGGAGGTTATGAGGTGGTAAAAACATGCCCAGCTGCGATGGGGTTTGGATTTGCTGCTGGAACAACTGATGGACCTGGAGCCTTTGATTTTAAGCAAGGTGATGATCAG GGAAATCCTTTTTGGAAGTTGGTGCGCAATTTACTGAAAACACCAGGCAAAGAACAAGTTGATTGTCAACATCCAAAGCCAATCTTGCTTGATACTGGTGAAATGAAAGAACCATATGATTGGGCG ccttCTATACTTCCAATCCAGATCCTGCGCATAGGGCAGCTAGCCATTCTCAGTGTACCTGGAG AATTTACAACCATGGCTGGTAGGCGTCTTCGTGATGCTGTGAAGACTGTTCTCAGTGCTGGTAATAATGGGGAGATTCATGTTGTTATAGCAGGATTGACCAATACATATTCTCAGTACGTCACTACTTTTGAAGAGTATGAGGTGCAGAGATACGAG GGTGCCTCCACTTTGTATGGACCACACACGTTGAGTGGCTACATTCAGGAATTCAAGAAGCTGGCGAGTGCACTTGTCCACAATCAAGAAGTGGAACCAGGGCCACAGCCCCCAGATCTCCTCAATAAGCAAATTAGCTTACTGACACCAGTTGTGATGGACGCTACGCCTCCTGGGGTCAATTTCGGGGATGTCAGTACTGATGTTCCTCAGAACGCCACCTTCAAGAGAGGGGACCTGGTGAAAGTGGTCTTCTGGTCAGCTTGCCCTCGGAATGACCTTATGACAGAAGGCACATTTTCACTTGTAGAGTTTCTTCAAGGAAAGGATACTTGGGTCCCtgcttatgatgatgatgatttctGCCTGAGGTTCAGGTGGTCAAGACCATCCAAGTTTAGTACTCGAAGTCAGGCAACCATGGAATGGAGAATTCCCAAGTCTGCAACCCCTGGCGTGTACAGAATTAAACACTTTGGTGCTTCGAAAAGCCTTTTTGGATCAATTCACCATTTCAAGGGGTCATCTAGTGCATTTGTGGTAGCATAA